In a genomic window of Sulfitobacter sp. THAF37:
- the pqqD gene encoding pyrroloquinoline quinone biosynthesis peptide chaperone PqqD, whose translation MQRDDVPFLPRGVRTHFDKVRDTEVLLGPERVLMLDQVGVAVLGQLDGAADLADISRALAQVYDAPLDVIEPDVIAFVKDLVEKGMVHVKPR comes from the coding sequence ATGCAGCGCGATGATGTGCCTTTTCTGCCCCGCGGCGTGCGGACCCATTTCGACAAGGTGCGGGATACCGAAGTCCTGCTGGGCCCTGAGCGCGTCTTGATGCTGGATCAGGTGGGCGTGGCGGTGCTGGGGCAACTGGACGGCGCCGCCGACCTTGCGGACATTTCGCGGGCTTTGGCACAGGTCTATGACGCGCCGCTGGATGTGATCGAACCCGACGTGATCGCTTTCGTCAAGGATTTGGTCGAGAAAGGGATGGTGCATGTCAAACCGCGTTGA